The Coleofasciculus sp. FACHB-1120 genome segment CTCGACATGGCAGAGTGGGATGCGAATCTTCCCTTTTTAGACCCGCTATGCGGCTCTGGAACTCTCCCCTTAGAGGCAGCTTTAAAAGGTTTGAATATTGCCCCCGGATTATTTCGCGAAAATTTTGGCTTTTTCAGCTGGCTGGACTTTGATGAAGCTCTGTGGGACGAGATATGGGCGGAAGCTGAAAACAGCGAAATCTCAGACTTAAAAGCACCAATTTGGGGGAGCGACAAAGACCCTGATATCCTAAGCCAAGCTCACACGAATGCCCAACGGTGTGGCATTGAAGATAAGCTAACGTTTACGCAAACCGAATTATCCCAATTAGAAGCACCCGCCGACAGCGGCGTTCTCATCTGTAATCCTCCCTACGGAGAACGTCTGGGAGATGAGAGAGAATTGGGCGAACTCTACAAAATGCTTGGTGATGTTTTCAAACAACGCTTCAAAGGTTGGACTGCCTTTGTTTTGACCGGAAACAAAGAGTTATCGAAAAGAGTGGGACTCAAAACATCTCGCCGCATTCCTGTTTATAACGGTTCTTTAGCGTGTACTTTGCTCAAGTACGAATTGTATTAGAAATTAAAGCCAGTGGAAGAGTCGAAAGCATTCATCTTTCTCCCCAATTCTGTTAAGACTCAATCTCAGCGAGTTCCATCCAGCGTTCAGTCGCAGTATCAATAGCCTGAGTTAAAGTTTCCACCTTTTGATAGAGTTCCCCAACTTGGGCGACTTTGCCAGGAGCTGCATTATAAAGTGCTTTCTCTGCCTCAGCTTTTTCGGTTTCCAATTGAGCAATCTTGGCTTCAAGTTTTTCAAACTCGCGCTTTTCCCAAGTTGAAAGCCTACGCCGTTTGTTGTTATTGTTACTAGAGGGTTTTGGCTCTGCTGGACGTACTTGGGGCGGCGCTGAATTTGAGCTATCTTTAGCATTGGCAGCTTCGCGCAATGCTGCTTCTTCTTCGGCTTTCTTGTAGTCCAAGTAAACTGAGTAATTGCCTGGATATTGGCGCAGATTGCCACCCTCTTCAAAGGAAAATATTTTGTCTACAGCGCGGTCGAGGAAGTAGCGATCGTGGGAGACACAAATCATACAGCCGGGGAAATCTTCTAGATAGTCTTCTAGCACCGCCAGGGTTTGAACATCTAAGTCATTGGTGGGTTCATCAAGAATTAGAACATTGGGCGCACTCATCAAAACGCGCAACAGAAATAGGCGGCGTTTTTCCCCACCCGAAAGTTTATGAATCGGGGCATATTGTTGATTTCCGGGGAATAGAAAACGCTCCAACATTTGGGAAGCCGTAATCTGAGTTCCATCGGCAATCTTGAGATATTCTCCAACTTCTTTAATGTAGTCAATCACTCGCAAATTTTCATTTAATGCAACGAGTAATTCTTCAGAGTGCTGGTTAAAATAGCCGATGTGAATGGTAGAGCCAATGTCAACGTTTCCAGAATCCGGTTGAACGCGCCCGGTGATAATATCCATCAAAGTCGATTTGCCTGCACCATTCCCCCCGATGATGCCGATACGATCTTCGGGACTAAATGCATAGGTGAAATCTTTGATTAAGGTGCGCCCATCGTAGGCTTTAGAAATATTAGTTAAATCAATAACTTTTTTGCCAATCCGACGACTCAGAGTGGAAATATCGACTTTGCCCTGAGTTTGTTTAAACTCAGTTGCTTGCATCTCGTGGACGCGATCGATCCGAGCCTTCTGCTTGGTACTCCGGGCTTTTGGTCCTCGCTTCAACCATTCCAACTCTCGGCGAAGGACTCCCTGATGTTTGCGTTGGCTGCTGACAGCAGACTCTTCAGCGAGTGCTTTTTTCTCTAGATAGTAGGAATAGTTACCTGCGTAGGTGTAGAGGTCGCCTCGGTCGATTTCAAGAATTCGGTTGGTGACGCGATCGAGAAAATAGCGGTCGTGAGTGATGAGCAGAATTGCTCCTCGATAGCGGTTCAAATAACTTTGTAACCACTCAACAGATAGAGCATCTAGATGGTTGGTTGGTTCATCCATCAACAACACTTCGGGTTCTGAAAGTAAAGCGGTTGCCAAAGCAATTCGCTTGCGATAGCCGCCGGATAGACTCGCAATTTTAGCGTTAAAGTCTTCAATTCCCAGCTTGGTGAGGATGATTTTGGCATTTGTCTCCAGTTCCCAAGCACCCGTGGCATCCATCTGCTGCATGACGGTAGAAAAGCGGGACATGAGCTGGCTATCTTCTCGATTGTGAGCCAGTTTGTCTGACAGTTCCTCATATTCGCGGACGAGAGACATTTGCTCTCCGCTATCAGCAAAGACTTGCTCTAGAACTGTGAGATTTTCATCTAAGTCGGGTTGCTGGGGTAAGTAAACAATCCGCACGCCAGAATTGACTAAAAGTTGACCGCCGTCAATCGGTTCTAGACCGGCTATCATCTTCAACAGCGTTGATTTTCCGGAGCCATTCGTACCGATTAGACCGACTTTATCGGTGGCATCAAGGCTAAAGCTAGCATCTTTTAAAATTTCTTTGATGCCAAAGTCTTTTTTAACTGATTGCAGTGTAAATATGCTCATTTTATTCTCAACTTTGTTTGGAGGGAGTAGGTGTTGCCTGTGAGTTGCGTAGGTTGAGGGGGAAGCATTCGGGAGTGTGATTTCTTGTCGTATGTTTATGTTTATCCCCCAAATCCTTCGCCCCTACAAAATCATCTATGTAGGGGCGAAGCATGAGCTTAACGATGTGTTAGCTGGCAACCTTTAATTTTATTCGCTTATGCTTCGCCCTTGTTTATTCCGAAAAGGCGAATCCACCCCCTAATAAAACTATTGAGGGGCAGTTGCCTCCTGAAGATTACCCAGGTTGAAGAGGAATGGGATACTGCTATTAGAGTCACCACCCGTGACGAGAACTTTTGGCATTTGGGAACCTCCTTGTCTCCATGCTTCGATCGCTTCTTTCTGAAGAACTAGTCCACCCCCTTGTTGCTTCAGAGTTTCAGCTAAAAGTCGTTGAGCCTCAGCTCTACCTTTAGCGCGATTGATGTCTGCTTGGGCTTCTTGTTCAGCTTCTTGCGCCACATAGACTGCTCGTTGTGCCCGCTGTTCGGCGATTTGTTTTTCCTCAACTGCTCTCGCAAACTCTGGCGAGAAAGTTAGGTCAACTACACTAGTATCTAGCACGATAATTCCGTACTTATCTAACCGTTGACCCAAGGCAGTATCAAAGTCTTGTTTCAGTTCCTCTCTTTTAGTAATTGCTTCTTCAACGGTTCTTCTAGCCGCTGCTACTTTAAAGGATTCCTGAGTCTGCGGTGCAATAATTTTTGACACGATATTCTCTAAGGTTCCTTGTTTCCTTCTCACTTCAACGACTTGGGTAGGGTCGAGACGAAAGTTGATGGCAAATCTAGCAGTTAAATCCTGTAGATCCTTGGTGGAACTCTGCGCCGGAACTTCAAATTTTTGCACGGTCAAATCATAGATGTCTACGACTGATATCAGTGGTGGTTTGAGGTGGATGCCCTCTAGCACGGCTCCATCTCTCGCTTTCCCTAAGATGCTGATGACTCCTGCCTGACCTGGGTTAATAATTACAAAAGAATTGAGACTAATGAAGAGGACTAAGGCAGTGATAATCCCTAGAATTGATAATTGTAAATTCTGCGCGTACTGATTTTTCAAGAGCCGATCTCCTTTTGTTTTGGTGTGACTCAGGGGTTATGGTCTGCCACCTCTACTTCTGTATCACCCTTCTCCACGGTAAACTAAAACTCATGTTTACCCGTTTTCTACCATCCGCAGCTCAAGCGCTGACAGAATCCACCTCGATAGCCCTAGCAGAGAGTATCGAGCAGACTGCGATCGCAACTCCTCTGTCGCCACAGGCGATCGCGACTACCTACGTTCATCAGGGTAGCGGTGGAACGCCCATCCTGTTACTGCATGGCTTCGATAGCTCTATCTTCGAGTTTCGTCGCCTCCTGCCACTGCTGGCAGCCCAAAATGAAGCCTGGGTTGTCGATTTGCTGGGTTTCGGCTTTACCGAACGACCGGCTGGGCTCCCGTTTAGCCCAACAGCCATTAAAACCCATCTCTACTACTTCTGGAAAACGCTGATTAACCAGCCAATCGTTCTCGTGGGAACTTCAATGGGGGGTGCAGCGGCAATTGATTTTACCCTCACCTACCCCGAAGCGGTGCAAAAGTTGGTGTTGATTGATAGCGCTGGTTTCGCGAGTCCCCCCAACATCGGCAGGTTGTTGTTTCCTCCCATCAGTTACCTGGCGACTTCATTTTTGCGAAATCAGAAAGTGCGCGATCGCATTTCACGCAGTGCTTATCACGATCAAAGCTTTGCCTCTCTCGATGCCTTGCTCTGTGCGGCGTTGCACCTGGATCTCCCCAATTGGCATGATGCCCTGATTGCATTTACCAAAAGCGGAGGATACAACTTTTTGAGCGATAAAATTGCCCAAATCGACAAGCCGACGCTGATTCTGTGGGGAGAGTTTGACAGGATTTTAGGGACGGCTGACGCAGAGAAATTTAAAAGAGCGATCGCACTTTCTCAACTCATCTGGATCGAGAATTGCGGTCACGTTCCCCACTTGGAACAGTCCCGGATTACTGCCCAGCATATTCTAGAATTTTGCTAAATTTTTAGCTTTTCCTTCTTCTTGCCCTTTGACTTAATTGCCCTCGATTCAATCGTAAACTCTGGAATATCCTGGAGTTCCGCTTCACACAAGCTGTACTGCTCACAAACCAAACTGAGGCGAACCCCTGAACTGGTCACTTGATTCACTGAATGAGTTAAATCGCCCTGAAAATCTAGCAGCGTGTTGGCTTGAGGGCGGATTTGTCCTACATTACGCTTCTGGCAGCGTAACATTAACTCTCCTCCCATCAAGTCCCGTGGCACTTGAACATAGAGGACACTCACCCTTGCTGGCGGTTCGATACTCTTGCAGTAAGAGCGCAAACTGCGGTCAATGTGAGGATCGACGCGCGAACCCTCCTTCAGCATCAGAGGATTGAGATAGAACGCATTACACGCGGAGTGCAAAGCCACGTTGAGATAAGGTTTGAAAAAGGGAAAACTTCGTTCAACTTCGCTCAAGCCCGAACGCTGAAATACAACTGAAAATCCCTTCGTGCCGATAAAATCGCGGTTCAAGTTATTAACCGCAAAATACGGACAAGCGAGAATCTGCCCCTGCAATTCGCTCAGGTAGTCAGGCTCAAAAACTTGGTGCTGTAGGCGGTAGTAGCTCAAGAAACTCTCAGAAAATGAAATGTCCTTCTGTTAGTTGTATCGCTTGTTGCACCTTATTGGGTAGATTTCACCACGCCATCCCGGCTCTTTCAAAATTAAGTAAATTATTTTTACAGAAATGGATAAATCAGCAATTTAGGAATTAATAGGTTTACCCTACTTTGTATCCATCATTGTTTCAGGGAAATGGTGCGACCATGATGCTGAACACATACAAAGTAGAAGAGTGGGATGCCAAGCTGTTTCTGAACCGCTGTGCTAAAACACATCACCGTCAAGACATTCTTCTCTACCTTGCTGTTAGCAATGATTGTTCCCACCTGGAAAACTTAGCCGCCGAAGTTCAAAATAATTTTCATGGCTGGTTTGACAAAGACAAGCCGATTTCAGAAGGCGCGAACGACCTGAGTGTCATTGTCAACTGCTGCCAACAAAGCCCCATCGGTAAATTGCTGCCGGGTGCCCTCTACGTTCATGTATCAGCACTTTCTCACCTCGACCCTTTGCTGAGGCTATACGAGGGCTATGCCAGACGAACGGTAGGACGTATTGATGGCGCTACCCTAATTAAATTCAATATTGAGCAGCCTAAAATCTCTTACTTGTTCTATCCTGACTTTGATCCCGACCCGCATCCCGCCTTACAAGCTAGCATCCAGATTGATGTTCGCGACGGGAGTTCAACTTATCGAGACTACAGTACCAGCGACAATCCCCCGGTTCTCCACCGCAAGGAAACCTTTGTCACTCCCGATTATCCCCACTACGAAAAATTTGCCAACCTCACTCGCCAGGAAGAAAAATTGCGGCTTTTAGACAAAACCCGTGGCATTGGAACGCTTCGGGGTTGGTTAGAATGCTTACAAGATTATGGGGTAGAAATTCAGGGTCATCAAGTTATTCGGCAGAAGACTGGAGATAACTTACATCCAACGTCTCTACATTCGACACTGCCTAAAATAGAGCGTCACAAAGCTGCAATTGCTCGCAAAAATCTTTCTCGCCCCGTGCGTCTGGCTTTAGAA includes the following:
- a CDS encoding THUMP domain-containing protein — protein: MNHYFATVARGLEPTAAAELERLGAKEVRPDFTGVHFVGDKALLYRVNLWARTIFRVLVPIHEFACYDAQMLYQGVQNISWDEYLRPNNTLAVDCTGGNQKLNHTHFTALQVKNAIVDQQRDKSGHRSSVDTESPDVRINVHIHQDRCILSLDSSGTSLHRRGYRPAMGLAPLKETLAAAILDMAEWDANLPFLDPLCGSGTLPLEAALKGLNIAPGLFRENFGFFSWLDFDEALWDEIWAEAENSEISDLKAPIWGSDKDPDILSQAHTNAQRCGIEDKLTFTQTELSQLEAPADSGVLICNPPYGERLGDERELGELYKMLGDVFKQRFKGWTAFVLTGNKELSKRVGLKTSRRIPVYNGSLACTLLKYELY
- a CDS encoding ABC-F family ATP-binding cassette domain-containing protein is translated as MSIFTLQSVKKDFGIKEILKDASFSLDATDKVGLIGTNGSGKSTLLKMIAGLEPIDGGQLLVNSGVRIVYLPQQPDLDENLTVLEQVFADSGEQMSLVREYEELSDKLAHNREDSQLMSRFSTVMQQMDATGAWELETNAKIILTKLGIEDFNAKIASLSGGYRKRIALATALLSEPEVLLMDEPTNHLDALSVEWLQSYLNRYRGAILLITHDRYFLDRVTNRILEIDRGDLYTYAGNYSYYLEKKALAEESAVSSQRKHQGVLRRELEWLKRGPKARSTKQKARIDRVHEMQATEFKQTQGKVDISTLSRRIGKKVIDLTNISKAYDGRTLIKDFTYAFSPEDRIGIIGGNGAGKSTLMDIITGRVQPDSGNVDIGSTIHIGYFNQHSEELLVALNENLRVIDYIKEVGEYLKIADGTQITASQMLERFLFPGNQQYAPIHKLSGGEKRRLFLLRVLMSAPNVLILDEPTNDLDVQTLAVLEDYLEDFPGCMICVSHDRYFLDRAVDKIFSFEEGGNLRQYPGNYSVYLDYKKAEEEAALREAANAKDSSNSAPPQVRPAEPKPSSNNNNKRRRLSTWEKREFEKLEAKIAQLETEKAEAEKALYNAAPGKVAQVGELYQKVETLTQAIDTATERWMELAEIES
- a CDS encoding prohibitin family protein, whose protein sequence is MKNQYAQNLQLSILGIITALVLFISLNSFVIINPGQAGVISILGKARDGAVLEGIHLKPPLISVVDIYDLTVQKFEVPAQSSTKDLQDLTARFAINFRLDPTQVVEVRRKQGTLENIVSKIIAPQTQESFKVAAARRTVEEAITKREELKQDFDTALGQRLDKYGIIVLDTSVVDLTFSPEFARAVEEKQIAEQRAQRAVYVAQEAEQEAQADINRAKGRAEAQRLLAETLKQQGGGLVLQKEAIEAWRQGGSQMPKVLVTGGDSNSSIPFLFNLGNLQEATAPQ
- a CDS encoding alpha/beta hydrolase, with amino-acid sequence MFTRFLPSAAQALTESTSIALAESIEQTAIATPLSPQAIATTYVHQGSGGTPILLLHGFDSSIFEFRRLLPLLAAQNEAWVVDLLGFGFTERPAGLPFSPTAIKTHLYYFWKTLINQPIVLVGTSMGGAAAIDFTLTYPEAVQKLVLIDSAGFASPPNIGRLLFPPISYLATSFLRNQKVRDRISRSAYHDQSFASLDALLCAALHLDLPNWHDALIAFTKSGGYNFLSDKIAQIDKPTLILWGEFDRILGTADAEKFKRAIALSQLIWIENCGHVPHLEQSRITAQHILEFC
- a CDS encoding 2OG-Fe(II) oxygenase encodes the protein MSYYRLQHQVFEPDYLSELQGQILACPYFAVNNLNRDFIGTKGFSVVFQRSGLSEVERSFPFFKPYLNVALHSACNAFYLNPLMLKEGSRVDPHIDRSLRSYCKSIEPPARVSVLYVQVPRDLMGGELMLRCQKRNVGQIRPQANTLLDFQGDLTHSVNQVTSSGVRLSLVCEQYSLCEAELQDIPEFTIESRAIKSKGKKKEKLKI